Proteins from one Gimesia maris genomic window:
- a CDS encoding HEAT repeat domain-containing protein produces MMKLLKSGRVPASRQGTIIELICRKGNPEELGFIWEQIVNDKFQGEVKEKSLIALKEAFQNRKIKPTGSLADISKLIDAKPPVNQIAIELAGLWKVSGAAAKLQELALSAKTDEKLRLAAIDALVSIGGPESIKAMQKLTQENSPADIRYLGAAALVTLDLKQAITAGIKIMSTSKEGDPTPFIEAILDTQGAADQLAAALSTQKVPEDVAKKKLRYMYSVGRSDKALSDALSKAAGMSGEDKKLTEEEFKQLLTDVIAKGNAERGEQIFRRADLSCLKCHSVSKAGGEVGPDLSPIGASSPVDYLVRSILYPNQAVKEAYQTYVIVTIEGKIIRGIIVDRNEERVILKDANGKEIVIPVVDIDDEAEGGSLMPQGLTKFLTRDELLDLVKYLSVLGKPGPYAIRSKPTIQRWLAMREIPNLLLTNQNPDEELFEEHILRAPTTAFVPQYAMVAGLLPFEELKSLSTDSQVLLQAELDVTEAGTVGIRVNSAQETRIWIDSQRLKSQPENEVELSKGIHKLTLLIDLSNRSEQGVQAEFFKPAGSKASFTVVGGK; encoded by the coding sequence ATGATGAAGCTCCTCAAGAGTGGCCGCGTCCCGGCATCTCGTCAGGGAACAATCATCGAACTGATCTGCCGCAAAGGAAATCCGGAAGAACTCGGCTTCATCTGGGAGCAGATCGTCAACGATAAGTTCCAGGGCGAAGTGAAAGAGAAATCGCTGATCGCTTTGAAAGAGGCGTTTCAGAATCGAAAAATCAAACCCACCGGTTCCCTGGCTGACATCAGCAAACTGATCGATGCCAAACCCCCGGTTAACCAGATCGCGATTGAACTGGCAGGTTTATGGAAAGTCTCCGGAGCAGCAGCCAAATTACAGGAACTGGCACTCTCTGCCAAAACCGATGAGAAATTAAGACTGGCCGCCATCGATGCACTTGTTTCCATCGGCGGACCTGAGAGCATCAAAGCCATGCAGAAACTCACTCAGGAAAACTCCCCCGCCGACATCCGCTACCTGGGTGCAGCCGCCCTGGTCACCCTTGATCTCAAGCAGGCAATCACCGCAGGCATCAAAATCATGTCAACTTCCAAGGAAGGCGACCCAACCCCGTTCATTGAAGCAATCCTCGATACCCAGGGCGCCGCTGATCAACTCGCAGCCGCGCTTTCCACACAAAAAGTACCGGAAGATGTCGCCAAGAAAAAACTCCGTTACATGTACTCTGTAGGCCGTAGCGATAAAGCACTGAGCGATGCCCTCAGTAAAGCAGCCGGCATGTCAGGCGAAGATAAAAAACTCACCGAAGAAGAATTCAAACAACTCCTCACCGATGTCATCGCCAAAGGGAATGCGGAACGAGGCGAGCAGATTTTCCGCCGCGCCGATTTGAGCTGCTTGAAATGCCACTCTGTCAGTAAAGCAGGAGGTGAAGTCGGCCCTGATCTCAGCCCCATCGGCGCCAGCTCCCCCGTCGATTACCTGGTTCGTTCCATTCTCTACCCCAACCAGGCAGTCAAAGAAGCGTACCAGACCTATGTGATCGTCACCATCGAAGGTAAAATCATTCGCGGTATCATTGTCGATCGCAACGAGGAGCGTGTGATCCTCAAAGACGCCAATGGTAAAGAAATCGTCATTCCCGTTGTTGACATCGATGATGAAGCCGAAGGGGGCTCCCTCATGCCCCAGGGGCTCACCAAATTCCTGACACGCGATGAACTGCTTGATCTTGTCAAATACCTGTCCGTACTGGGCAAACCGGGTCCGTATGCGATCCGTTCCAAACCGACTATTCAGCGCTGGCTGGCCATGCGGGAGATCCCCAACCTGTTACTGACCAATCAAAACCCGGACGAAGAACTGTTCGAAGAGCATATCCTGCGGGCACCGACCACTGCATTTGTTCCCCAGTATGCGATGGTGGCAGGTTTGCTTCCCTTCGAAGAACTCAAGAGTCTGAGCACCGACTCGCAGGTTCTGCTGCAGGCCGAACTGGATGTCACTGAGGCGGGTACCGTTGGCATTCGCGTCAATTCCGCTCAGGAAACGCGCATCTGGATCGATTCACAGCGTCTGAAATCACAGCCGGAAAATGAGGTGGAACTGTCGAAAGGCATCCATAAACTGACGCTGCTGATCGATCTTTCCAACCGGAGTGAGCAAGGCGTGCAGGCTGAATTCTTCAAACCAGCCGGCTCGAAAGCATCATTCACCGTGGTTGGCGGAAAGTAA
- a CDS encoding rhomboid family intramembrane serine protease, whose product MFHSLFRACSKYPVTAAYIACAVGLFLAVQIYRVDHGISHEGSFDDALWKLGAVQPLVFVYDHPLVEEKEYPTGGPFDLWSGEWWRILISGFHHGDVLHLLFNCLAIGFFGRLIEPVMKHWVYAAFLLLATYVSLLPEYFLEHYPVGLSGGAFAMFGLLMLLRRIHPEIAEVFTEREINWGLGWLILCFILTHFGIMNIANAAHVTGFVYGILAGAVLINRSRFAGTLRFLFVLSQVLIIPGTYLVSHPFWNGKYYWYLARHENDLEQKIAYLKKGMELSPGEPKIGAELALSLFRTEEVPLHSWEIMLRSLQRNRSYDKGVEITRLIWKQFNSEQQKQKALAIVTDVFGDESDAWLERFQLDQSAVASADVPLPKPGQSGNEFLFLRETDRRVAPQPRDLSAPPVDPGSPQSAMEGVTL is encoded by the coding sequence ATGTTTCATTCCCTGTTCAGAGCCTGTTCAAAATATCCTGTCACTGCGGCTTATATTGCCTGTGCAGTCGGGTTGTTTCTGGCGGTACAGATTTACAGAGTCGATCATGGTATCTCCCATGAGGGGAGTTTTGACGATGCGCTGTGGAAATTAGGTGCTGTCCAGCCCCTTGTTTTTGTATACGATCATCCCCTGGTTGAAGAGAAAGAATATCCGACCGGGGGGCCCTTCGATCTGTGGTCGGGAGAATGGTGGCGCATTCTGATCAGCGGCTTTCATCATGGCGATGTGTTGCATCTGCTGTTTAACTGCCTAGCGATCGGATTTTTCGGCCGACTGATTGAACCTGTGATGAAGCATTGGGTTTACGCTGCGTTCCTGTTACTGGCGACCTATGTTTCCTTGCTGCCGGAATATTTTCTGGAACATTATCCCGTTGGTTTATCGGGAGGCGCTTTCGCGATGTTCGGGTTGCTGATGCTGCTCCGCCGCATTCACCCTGAAATCGCAGAAGTATTTACTGAGCGTGAAATCAACTGGGGACTGGGCTGGCTGATTTTGTGTTTTATTTTAACACATTTCGGTATTATGAATATTGCGAATGCCGCCCACGTTACCGGATTTGTCTACGGAATCCTGGCAGGGGCTGTTCTCATCAATCGCTCCCGCTTTGCAGGAACACTCCGATTTCTGTTTGTGTTGTCGCAGGTTTTGATTATCCCCGGTACCTATCTGGTATCTCATCCATTCTGGAATGGTAAGTATTACTGGTACCTGGCGCGGCATGAAAATGATCTCGAGCAGAAGATTGCCTATCTGAAGAAGGGGATGGAACTGTCTCCTGGTGAACCGAAAATCGGGGCAGAACTGGCACTCAGTCTGTTTCGAACAGAAGAAGTACCGCTTCATTCGTGGGAGATTATGCTGCGATCGCTGCAACGCAATCGTTCCTATGATAAAGGGGTCGAGATTACGCGATTGATCTGGAAACAGTTCAATTCGGAACAGCAGAAGCAGAAAGCGCTCGCGATCGTCACAGATGTTTTCGGCGATGAATCCGATGCCTGGCTGGAGCGGTTCCAACTGGATCAGTCGGCAGTGGCGTCAGCTGATGTGCCTTTACCAAAGCCAGGTCAATCCGGGAATGAGTTTCTGTTTCTGAGAGAAACGGATCGCCGTGTGGCTCCCCAGCCACGCGATCTGTCTGCGCCTCCCGTTGATCCCGGATCTCCTCAGAGTGCGATGGAGGGAGTGACGCTTTAG
- a CDS encoding FtsW/RodA/SpoVE family cell cycle protein has product MIHTGIRRIPWSILCCILILMGCGLAGIARGDELVGQGNYFQKQCIWILISLTALCGTILFPYRNLRGISYPLFLGTLLFLIAVFFIPAVNGSRRWIPLGFFKFQPSELAKITYILALAHYLMYRKNYRRIPGLIVPFILTCVPVFLILREPDLGTSLLFFPILFAMLFSAGARPRHLVTIVILGICTLPLLWLQMNPEQKSRIVALFTQQDGGELPKGDGYHLYQSKQMLALGGVWGSEIAGMPVDDPAAYHLPAGRTDFIFCLVGERFGMMGCLFTVLVFAALYIRGLQIATATREPFGRLVAVGIVTLLASQTIINTGMTVGLMPITGMTLPLMSYGGTSMLSTCLALGLLINICMHPGYEMNAEPFRF; this is encoded by the coding sequence ATGATCCATACTGGTATTCGTAGAATTCCGTGGTCGATTCTCTGCTGCATCCTGATTCTGATGGGATGCGGTCTGGCAGGCATTGCGCGCGGAGATGAACTGGTCGGCCAGGGAAATTACTTCCAGAAACAGTGTATCTGGATCCTGATCTCGCTGACCGCCCTGTGTGGGACGATCCTGTTTCCTTACCGCAATCTGCGCGGCATCAGCTATCCTCTCTTTCTAGGTACGCTGCTCTTCCTGATCGCCGTCTTTTTTATTCCCGCGGTCAACGGATCCCGTCGCTGGATCCCACTCGGATTTTTCAAGTTCCAACCTTCCGAACTCGCGAAGATCACCTATATCCTCGCTCTCGCACATTACCTGATGTATCGCAAGAACTATCGACGGATTCCGGGACTGATTGTTCCCTTTATCCTGACCTGCGTTCCCGTATTTCTGATTCTGCGCGAACCAGACCTGGGAACATCGCTCCTCTTCTTTCCCATTCTGTTTGCCATGCTGTTTTCCGCGGGAGCACGTCCCCGACATCTGGTCACCATCGTGATCCTGGGAATCTGCACACTCCCCCTGCTCTGGCTGCAGATGAACCCGGAACAGAAATCACGTATCGTCGCGTTGTTCACACAACAGGATGGAGGCGAGTTACCCAAAGGTGACGGCTACCATCTCTACCAGTCCAAGCAGATGCTGGCACTGGGGGGTGTCTGGGGGAGTGAAATCGCCGGCATGCCTGTCGACGATCCCGCTGCGTACCACCTTCCCGCGGGACGAACCGATTTCATTTTCTGCCTGGTCGGCGAACGCTTCGGCATGATGGGCTGCCTGTTTACCGTCCTGGTCTTTGCTGCGCTCTATATTCGCGGTCTCCAGATCGCTACGGCGACCCGTGAACCATTCGGGCGTCTCGTCGCTGTCGGTATCGTGACACTCCTGGCTTCACAGACGATAATTAATACCGGCATGACCGTCGGACTGATGCCTATCACCGGGATGACGCTCCCCCTGATGAGTTACGGGGGGACCAGTATGCTCAGTACCTGCCTGGCGCTGGGACTGTTGATTAATATCTGCATGCACCCCGGTTACGAAATGAACGCCGAACCATTTCGCTTTTAG
- a CDS encoding pyridoxal phosphate-dependent decarboxylase family protein, whose protein sequence is MTKAAPDLSAARTRIQAIYSPELLETASQTLSELLTNHARSLQLETTNVLNWAHPVDNFKAALQQLNQAPGKNAGELDIPQSVAAFRQLAQTMLDRGHNLQNPRYIGHQVPASLPLAGLFEAIVSVTNQVMAVYEMGPWATAVELALIESLGREIGFTPGTFAGLVTHGGSLANLTGLLAARNLKCPELWSQGPQAKLDAAPVILVSSDAHYSVTRSAGILGIGADNIIKVPLDERRKMNPAALQQLILTCQAENKTIIAVVACACATPIGAFDPLNEIADLCEQHDLWLHVDAAHGGPTCFSQQHQHLTAGLHRADSVVFDAHKMMFMPALSAFLFYKNKAYQFSAFQQQAAYLFDPSAPEIAEYDIGLRTIECTKRANSYALWGIWSLFGKNLFADLVDITFATTRTFYDLLQQASDFTPLHEPECNIVVFRYQSDWLNALSREQQNLFHFKLRRQLIESGEFYIVHSVINEQAAFRITVMNPLTTEVQLNQLLNTIRHRADELQKTFDAPPLVDHCEQT, encoded by the coding sequence ATGACCAAAGCAGCCCCCGATTTATCCGCGGCCCGAACCCGAATCCAGGCGATTTATTCCCCTGAGTTACTGGAGACGGCCAGCCAGACTTTAAGTGAATTACTCACAAACCATGCCCGTTCCCTGCAACTTGAGACAACAAACGTTCTCAACTGGGCGCACCCTGTCGACAACTTCAAAGCAGCACTGCAGCAACTCAACCAGGCCCCTGGGAAGAATGCGGGGGAATTGGATATCCCTCAGTCTGTCGCCGCTTTTCGTCAACTCGCTCAGACCATGCTGGACCGGGGACATAACCTGCAGAATCCCCGTTATATCGGTCATCAGGTCCCCGCTTCTCTCCCCCTCGCTGGTCTGTTCGAAGCCATTGTCTCCGTGACCAATCAGGTGATGGCCGTCTATGAAATGGGGCCCTGGGCCACTGCCGTCGAACTGGCTCTGATTGAATCACTGGGACGTGAAATCGGTTTCACCCCAGGTACATTCGCCGGCCTGGTGACTCATGGAGGTTCGCTGGCAAATCTGACAGGACTACTGGCAGCCCGCAATCTGAAATGCCCTGAGCTCTGGTCACAGGGACCGCAGGCAAAACTGGATGCAGCCCCCGTGATCCTGGTCTCCAGCGATGCACACTACAGCGTCACCCGGTCCGCAGGCATACTAGGCATCGGAGCAGACAATATTATCAAGGTCCCCCTGGATGAACGGCGGAAAATGAATCCTGCTGCGCTCCAGCAACTGATTCTCACCTGCCAGGCAGAAAACAAAACCATCATCGCCGTCGTCGCCTGTGCCTGTGCCACGCCGATTGGTGCATTTGATCCTTTGAATGAAATCGCTGATCTGTGTGAACAGCATGATCTCTGGCTGCACGTCGACGCCGCGCATGGCGGCCCTACCTGTTTCTCACAGCAGCATCAACATTTAACTGCCGGTCTGCACCGGGCTGACAGCGTAGTCTTCGATGCCCACAAGATGATGTTCATGCCCGCCCTCAGCGCATTTCTGTTTTACAAAAATAAAGCGTATCAGTTCTCAGCCTTCCAGCAGCAGGCCGCTTACCTGTTCGATCCCTCTGCCCCTGAAATCGCGGAATACGATATCGGCCTGCGGACCATCGAATGTACCAAGCGTGCCAACAGCTACGCACTCTGGGGGATCTGGTCACTGTTTGGCAAAAATCTGTTTGCTGATCTCGTCGATATCACCTTTGCCACCACCCGGACATTTTATGATTTGCTCCAGCAGGCATCCGATTTTACACCGCTTCACGAACCGGAATGCAACATCGTCGTCTTCCGCTATCAGTCCGACTGGCTCAATGCCCTGTCGAGGGAACAGCAGAACCTGTTCCATTTCAAGCTGAGACGGCAGTTGATTGAATCCGGAGAATTTTATATTGTGCATTCCGTGATTAATGAACAGGCGGCATTCCGAATCACTGTCATGAATCCCCTGACAACAGAAGTGCAGTTGAATCAGTTATTAAACACGATTCGACACCGGGCGGATGAACTGCAAAAGACGTTTGACGCCCCGCCACTGGTCGATCATTGTGAACAGACTTGA
- a CDS encoding DUF6798 domain-containing protein, producing the protein MIILIGGSFAADSFMRFPVPGTNEPHYLTKARHYWNPQWCADDFFLESSNAHLFLFQTVGAVTQVLSFPLTAVLGRIAGFLLLAIGWYRLINILCPGFWAPLITAWFYLALAAIGNFSGEWIIGGIESKVFAYGFLFLALANACEQNWNRAGIYAGLTITWHPVVGVWSLACSLFALACLAFFNRKNLDRKTLVHSLKAAIPALGCLLLCSLPGLVPSLALLMQGDPKDSFAANYIQVFYRLKHHLDPMDFNLFSYLMYAVLLVTWLFLARKESPSFTSRFFQFFIIGTVGLACIGILLGAGPRPASEMPYYAFRMSLLKFYPFRLFDALLPLAFSVAIFHLIQQYLNVDSEQKTTPAWLPPALRKTILAVLCLGIFSGTLYSAWNHPPIHKMTPAQRADWIDACEWIRDHTPEESLFLTPAHATDFKWYAQRPEYVTYKDCPQDASGIVEWNRRLKYLRKWGQEYYNEGFDDRALQALQQKTGITYLLVKRLGPFTTIDPIYQNRTYKVYQLP; encoded by the coding sequence ATGATAATATTAATCGGCGGATCGTTTGCCGCCGATTCTTTCATGCGGTTCCCGGTTCCCGGCACGAATGAACCGCACTACCTCACGAAGGCACGTCATTACTGGAATCCACAGTGGTGCGCCGATGACTTCTTTCTTGAATCATCCAACGCGCATCTCTTTTTATTCCAGACTGTCGGCGCGGTCACACAGGTTCTGTCGTTTCCGTTGACAGCAGTGCTGGGCAGAATTGCAGGGTTCCTGCTGCTGGCAATTGGCTGGTATCGTCTGATCAACATTTTGTGTCCCGGGTTCTGGGCCCCTTTAATCACGGCCTGGTTCTATCTCGCGCTCGCAGCGATCGGGAACTTCTCCGGGGAATGGATCATTGGCGGAATTGAATCGAAAGTCTTCGCATATGGTTTCCTTTTTCTGGCACTTGCGAATGCCTGTGAGCAAAACTGGAACCGTGCCGGAATCTATGCCGGACTGACCATCACCTGGCATCCAGTCGTTGGAGTCTGGTCACTGGCCTGCAGTCTGTTTGCACTGGCCTGCCTGGCTTTTTTCAACAGAAAGAACCTGGATCGCAAAACACTGGTCCATTCACTCAAAGCCGCGATACCTGCCTTAGGTTGCCTCCTGCTCTGTTCGCTGCCCGGGCTGGTCCCCTCCCTGGCGTTACTGATGCAAGGGGACCCCAAAGACAGTTTCGCTGCCAATTATATCCAGGTATTTTATCGACTGAAGCACCACCTTGATCCCATGGATTTCAATCTCTTCAGCTACCTGATGTATGCGGTTCTGCTGGTGACCTGGCTGTTTCTGGCGCGTAAGGAAAGCCCGTCGTTTACCAGTCGCTTCTTTCAGTTTTTTATCATCGGCACTGTAGGACTGGCGTGCATCGGAATTCTGCTGGGTGCCGGCCCCCGACCTGCCAGCGAAATGCCCTATTATGCATTTCGCATGTCGCTGCTCAAATTCTATCCCTTTCGTCTGTTCGACGCCTTACTCCCGCTGGCATTCTCCGTGGCCATATTTCATCTGATCCAGCAATATTTGAACGTTGATTCAGAACAGAAAACCACACCAGCCTGGCTGCCTCCAGCTTTACGTAAAACGATTCTGGCAGTTCTCTGCCTGGGAATCTTTTCAGGCACACTTTATTCCGCCTGGAACCACCCGCCGATTCACAAGATGACTCCCGCGCAGCGGGCTGACTGGATCGACGCCTGTGAATGGATTCGAGATCATACGCCGGAAGAATCACTCTTTCTAACCCCGGCACATGCAACCGATTTTAAATGGTATGCCCAGCGTCCCGAATATGTGACCTATAAAGACTGCCCCCAGGACGCGAGCGGCATTGTAGAATGGAATCGACGCCTTAAATACCTACGAAAATGGGGCCAGGAATACTATAATGAGGGCTTCGATGATCGTGCCTTACAGGCATTGCAGCAGAAGACCGGCATTACGTATCTGCTGGTAAAACGTCTGGGCCCCTTTACAACCATCGACCCGATCTATCAGAATCGTACTTATAAAGTCTACCAACTTCCCTGA
- a CDS encoding outer membrane protein assembly factor BamB family protein has translation MNHLNRKTCIRVCLGMVLLLNLSLPTPQTGQPTASLLAQPPAVKTGDWPYFLGPEQTGISAETGLIDSFPQSGPPLLWEKSIGTGYSAPSVLGNRLVIHHRPEKGDDEGKEVIQCLAADTGKELWKYAYDSDFRDPYGYNNGPRCSPLLTEQYCYTFGAQGKLYCLNIKDGTLVWHRDCLQEFDVPPGFFGVGATPILEGSKLIVMVGGKPDSGMVAFDAKTGKTLWHNVGKDVWNGTSTGWERMPVYKWRGNEKISSYSSPLVVTIHGKRHLLCLMRQGLVSLNPEDGSLNFKYWFRSMINDSVNAARPVVIDDKIFLSAAYQVGSALLQVEPNGNSYKELWRNPTNMMTHWSTTIHHDGYLYGFSGRHERGATMRCVRLSDGKVMWETDGAAAVIDKIQRNTLTGQFLWIDSGKTAPWPLYGRGSAILADNKFIVLGEKGTLAIVKVDPKEFHEVCRTSFPQIKYPAWAAPVLAHKKLYLRSESHLICLDFAKQQSKKKE, from the coding sequence ATGAATCATCTCAACCGAAAAACCTGTATCCGCGTCTGCCTGGGAATGGTGTTGCTGCTGAACCTGTCTTTACCCACGCCTCAAACTGGCCAGCCAACGGCGTCGCTTCTGGCACAACCACCGGCTGTCAAAACGGGAGACTGGCCTTACTTTCTCGGTCCAGAGCAGACAGGCATCTCAGCAGAGACAGGCCTGATCGACAGTTTCCCCCAGTCAGGGCCTCCCCTGCTCTGGGAAAAAAGTATTGGCACTGGTTACAGCGCCCCCTCTGTTCTGGGGAATCGCCTGGTGATCCACCATCGTCCGGAAAAAGGGGACGATGAGGGCAAGGAAGTTATTCAATGTCTGGCGGCAGATACAGGCAAAGAACTCTGGAAGTACGCCTACGACTCTGATTTCCGCGACCCCTATGGATACAACAATGGCCCCCGCTGTTCGCCGCTGTTGACAGAACAGTATTGCTACACCTTCGGAGCACAGGGAAAACTATACTGCCTCAACATCAAAGACGGCACCCTGGTCTGGCATCGCGACTGCCTGCAGGAGTTCGACGTGCCTCCCGGGTTCTTCGGCGTTGGTGCCACGCCCATTCTTGAAGGCAGTAAGCTCATCGTGATGGTCGGCGGGAAACCAGATTCCGGCATGGTCGCCTTTGATGCGAAGACAGGCAAAACACTCTGGCACAATGTCGGCAAAGATGTCTGGAACGGCACTTCAACTGGCTGGGAGAGAATGCCTGTTTACAAATGGCGCGGCAATGAGAAAATATCCAGCTATTCCTCTCCCCTCGTCGTCACCATTCACGGGAAGCGGCACCTGCTCTGCCTGATGCGCCAGGGGCTGGTCTCCCTCAATCCGGAAGATGGTTCGCTGAACTTCAAATACTGGTTCCGATCCATGATCAACGATTCCGTCAACGCCGCCCGACCGGTGGTCATCGATGATAAAATATTTCTCTCCGCCGCCTATCAGGTGGGCTCGGCGTTATTGCAGGTAGAACCGAACGGCAACAGCTATAAAGAACTCTGGCGTAACCCCACTAATATGATGACCCACTGGTCAACGACCATTCATCACGATGGATACCTGTATGGTTTCAGCGGTCGCCATGAGCGTGGCGCGACAATGCGCTGCGTGCGTCTGTCTGACGGCAAAGTAATGTGGGAGACCGACGGTGCTGCGGCTGTCATCGACAAAATCCAACGCAACACACTCACCGGTCAGTTCCTGTGGATCGATTCCGGTAAAACTGCCCCCTGGCCTTTATATGGACGCGGCTCTGCGATTCTGGCGGACAACAAGTTCATCGTCCTGGGAGAAAAAGGAACTCTGGCGATCGTCAAAGTAGATCCCAAAGAATTTCATGAAGTCTGCCGTACGTCATTTCCACAAATCAAATACCCGGCCTGGGCTGCCCCGGTACTCGCTCACAAAAAGCTGTACCTCAGAAGTGAATCACATCTGATCTGCCTCGACTTTGCCAAACAGCAGTCCAAAAAGAAAGAATAG
- the murA gene encoding UDP-N-acetylglucosamine 1-carboxyvinyltransferase: MDMFIVRGGERLSGSVSVSGAKNSALPLMAAAMACEGETTLYSIPDLVDVKTQSQVLGSLGMDVNRDPDGALRLKTVDETSCIADYELVRRMRASVCVLGPLLAKRRMACVSLPGGCNIGDRPIDLHLKGLSALGAQIRVDRGYVIARADRLRGANIFLGGAFGSTVTGTCNVMVAAALAKGTTTIESSACEPEVVDVGNFLNAAGAKIDGLGTPFLTIEGVEQLNGVKHEVIPDRIEAATLMIAAAITGGDVCLKEVRPDHITAVIEKLREIGVTVQLAFPDQPAKKQSVTVRVTQPLRSVDCIALPYPGIPTDVQAQLMSLLACVPGISIVTDKVFPDRFMHASELARMGVNIRRESASAILNGVSRLSGACVMASDLRASAALVLAGLAAEGETVIRRIYHLDRGYERLEEKLISLGAHVERVRDEPQNMPDSLKLTDGESRPSYSELLDALTGPHWNQSVSQQNTESVTASQDPADED, encoded by the coding sequence ATGGATATGTTTATCGTTCGCGGAGGCGAGCGGCTTTCGGGTAGCGTTTCTGTCAGTGGTGCGAAAAATTCCGCGTTACCACTGATGGCAGCGGCAATGGCCTGCGAAGGCGAAACTACCCTGTACTCTATCCCCGACCTGGTCGACGTCAAAACACAGTCCCAGGTTCTGGGTTCCCTGGGTATGGATGTGAACCGCGATCCGGATGGTGCATTGCGTCTTAAAACTGTGGATGAGACATCCTGTATCGCCGATTATGAACTGGTACGACGCATGCGGGCCAGTGTCTGTGTGCTGGGACCTCTGCTGGCCAAACGTCGTATGGCCTGTGTCTCACTGCCGGGCGGATGCAATATCGGAGACCGGCCGATTGACTTACATCTGAAAGGACTCTCCGCGCTGGGGGCACAAATCCGCGTGGACCGTGGTTATGTCATCGCGCGGGCGGATCGGTTGCGCGGCGCGAATATTTTCCTGGGGGGGGCCTTCGGGAGTACCGTCACGGGGACCTGTAACGTGATGGTTGCGGCTGCCCTGGCAAAAGGGACGACCACTATTGAATCGTCGGCCTGCGAACCGGAAGTGGTCGACGTCGGTAATTTCCTGAATGCAGCGGGAGCAAAAATCGATGGTCTGGGAACACCGTTTCTGACCATCGAGGGTGTGGAGCAACTCAATGGTGTGAAACATGAAGTCATTCCGGACCGCATTGAAGCAGCCACGTTAATGATTGCCGCTGCCATTACGGGAGGCGATGTCTGCTTGAAAGAGGTCAGACCCGATCATATTACAGCTGTGATTGAAAAACTCAGGGAAATCGGCGTGACAGTACAACTCGCGTTTCCCGATCAGCCGGCAAAAAAACAGTCTGTCACGGTGCGGGTGACGCAGCCACTTCGGTCGGTTGACTGCATAGCACTTCCGTATCCCGGCATTCCGACAGACGTGCAGGCGCAATTGATGTCATTGCTGGCGTGTGTCCCTGGAATCAGTATTGTCACTGACAAGGTCTTTCCGGATCGATTCATGCATGCCTCGGAGCTGGCACGCATGGGGGTAAATATCCGCAGGGAATCGGCCAGTGCGATTTTGAATGGGGTGTCTCGTTTAAGTGGTGCCTGTGTGATGGCCTCTGATTTACGTGCGAGTGCCGCGCTGGTTTTGGCTGGCCTCGCCGCGGAAGGGGAGACCGTTATTCGCCGGATTTATCATCTGGATCGCGGTTATGAACGTCTCGAAGAGAAACTGATTTCACTGGGCGCGCATGTCGAACGCGTCAGAGACGAACCCCAAAACATGCCGGACAGTCTGAAACTGACAGATGGGGAAAGTCGTCCCAGTTATTCTGAGCTACTCGATGCTTTAACGGGTCCGCATTGGAATCAGAGTGTCAGTCAGCAGAACACTGAGAGCGTAACGGCATCTCAGGATCCCGCAGACGAAGACTGA